One genomic window of Trichlorobacter lovleyi includes the following:
- a CDS encoding DUF6364 family protein codes for MNTKLTLSLDHEVIEQAKRFAQSQHQSLSKLIEGYLRQVSTPKEQTRPVTPLVAQLSGVLDAAKVKNFKQDYTDYLADKYR; via the coding sequence ATGAACACAAAACTTACCTTAAGCCTTGATCATGAGGTAATTGAACAGGCCAAGCGCTTTGCCCAATCGCAGCACCAGAGCCTTTCAAAGCTAATTGAAGGCTACCTGCGGCAGGTTTCAACTCCCAAAGAGCAGACCAGGCCGGTAACGCCACTGGTGGCCCAGCTTTCCGGCGTACTTGATGCTGCCAAAGTCAAAAATTTCAAGCAAGACTATACCGATTATCTGGCGGATAAATACCGGTGA
- a CDS encoding MFS transporter, with protein MPNNHFFKQRPDRTAAMRFIMLAVLIDMVAIGLIIPVLPSLVGGFTGSQADQAFWYGVVVFSFGFANFFASPILGALSDAYGRRPLLLLGFCGLGLNFFATGLATELWMLVAARLVGGAMQANAAVANAYVADITPPEERARRFSMLGAMFGVGFIVGPMMGGLLGAISLQLPFFVAGALAMLNWLYGYFVLPESLPEERRRPFHWRAAINPWKSLRALSGLEGGGRLIAVIGLSGLAQFVVFTSWVLYTTFKFGWGPQENGWSLAAVGIMSLVVQGFLLGRLLKHVSPQRLVLIGLASSVLAHTAWGAASQGWMMYAVVFLNLLSFTVTPSLQSIISKAADHSSQGRTMGAVSSLNSLMAVVAPLLSAPLLATVSHLPRGDWRIGAPFYFCALLQAASLTLAYLHFRRARYVARC; from the coding sequence ATGCCTAACAACCACTTTTTCAAGCAGCGACCAGACCGGACCGCTGCCATGCGCTTCATCATGCTGGCGGTGCTGATCGACATGGTGGCCATCGGCCTGATCATCCCGGTGCTGCCGTCGCTGGTGGGCGGCTTTACCGGTTCGCAGGCAGATCAGGCGTTCTGGTACGGCGTGGTCGTGTTCTCGTTCGGGTTTGCCAATTTCTTTGCCTCACCAATCCTTGGCGCGCTGTCCGATGCCTATGGCCGTAGACCGCTGCTCTTGCTCGGTTTCTGCGGCCTTGGCCTCAACTTTTTTGCAACCGGGCTCGCCACGGAGCTCTGGATGCTGGTGGCAGCACGGCTGGTTGGTGGGGCCATGCAGGCCAACGCTGCTGTAGCGAACGCCTATGTGGCGGATATCACCCCGCCTGAGGAGCGGGCCCGGCGTTTTAGCATGCTGGGGGCCATGTTCGGGGTCGGGTTTATTGTCGGGCCGATGATGGGCGGGCTGTTGGGGGCGATCTCATTGCAGCTGCCCTTTTTCGTGGCCGGGGCGCTTGCCATGCTCAACTGGCTCTATGGCTATTTTGTGCTGCCGGAATCGTTGCCTGAAGAGCGCCGCCGTCCGTTTCATTGGCGGGCTGCGATCAATCCGTGGAAGTCGCTCCGCGCCCTGAGTGGCCTGGAAGGGGGAGGCCGCTTGATTGCCGTGATCGGCTTGAGCGGGCTGGCCCAATTCGTCGTGTTCACCAGCTGGGTGCTGTACACAACCTTCAAGTTCGGCTGGGGACCGCAGGAGAACGGCTGGTCCCTTGCTGCGGTCGGGATCATGTCGCTGGTTGTGCAGGGTTTTCTGCTGGGCCGCCTGTTAAAGCATGTCAGCCCGCAACGTCTGGTGCTGATCGGCCTGGCCTCGTCGGTGCTGGCCCATACGGCCTGGGGCGCTGCCTCCCAGGGCTGGATGATGTATGCGGTGGTCTTCCTGAACCTGCTCAGCTTTACGGTGACCCCGTCGTTGCAGAGCATCATCTCCAAGGCTGCCGACCACAGCAGCCAGGGCCGGACCATGGGGGCGGTCAGTTCCCTGAACAGCCTGATGGCGGTGGTGGCACCCTTGCTCAGCGCCCCGCTCCTGGCAACGGTCTCACACCTGCCCCGCGGCGACTGGCGGATCGGCGCGCCGTTCTACTTCTGCGCCCTGTTGCAGGCGGCTTCGCTGACACTGGCGTACCTGCACTTCCGGCGCGCCCGTTATGTTGCAAGGTGCTAA
- the asd gene encoding archaetidylserine decarboxylase (Phosphatidylserine decarboxylase is synthesized as a single chain precursor. Generation of the pyruvoyl active site from a Ser is coupled to cleavage of a Gly-Ser bond between the larger (beta) and smaller (alpha chains). It is an integral membrane protein.), with the protein MNLNVLLNRFVSLPNYLIPKLALTVLAGSLASIKAGSLTTLVIRWYVDRYSVNMTEAATTDIARYKTFQEFFTRPLKSGARPLANTDFVCPVDGAISNFGQIECDQILQTKGHKYSIAALVGGDRDLAAEFENGSYATLYLSPGDYHRVHMPCDGRLIRMVYIPGTHFSVNPITVSKVPGLFARNERVVCIFDSEFGRFALTLVGATIVGSMATFWHGIINPPRPGRVREWNYEADTAICLKKGEEMGRFLLGSTVVILFPKSTLTFNPAWSYARQVRMGEFMGQAVQ; encoded by the coding sequence TTGAACCTGAATGTATTGTTGAATAGATTTGTCAGCTTACCTAATTATTTGATCCCCAAACTGGCGCTCACTGTACTGGCTGGCAGCTTGGCTTCTATTAAAGCCGGTAGCCTAACGACACTCGTGATCCGCTGGTACGTGGACCGTTACAGCGTCAATATGACTGAGGCGGCGACCACCGATATCGCTAGGTATAAAACCTTTCAAGAGTTTTTCACCCGGCCGTTAAAGTCCGGTGCACGTCCGTTGGCCAATACTGATTTCGTTTGTCCTGTGGATGGCGCGATCAGCAATTTCGGCCAAATCGAATGCGACCAAATTTTACAGACTAAAGGCCACAAATATTCGATTGCCGCGTTGGTCGGTGGTGACAGGGACTTGGCAGCTGAGTTCGAAAATGGCAGCTACGCTACACTCTACCTCAGCCCGGGCGACTACCACCGCGTCCATATGCCTTGCGACGGACGCCTAATACGCATGGTCTATATCCCTGGCACCCATTTCTCGGTCAACCCGATAACAGTCAGCAAAGTGCCCGGCTTGTTTGCACGAAACGAGCGCGTGGTATGCATCTTCGACTCTGAATTCGGCCGTTTTGCACTGACCCTCGTCGGCGCGACCATCGTCGGTAGCATGGCAACCTTTTGGCACGGCATTATCAACCCACCGCGCCCCGGACGTGTTCGTGAATGGAACTACGAAGCCGATACAGCGATCTGTCTCAAAAAAGGTGAAGAAATGGGACGCTTCCTCCTCGGATCGACGGTAGTTATATTATTCCCCAAAAGCACCCTAACTTTTAACCCAGCATGGTCGTACGCTCGTCAAGTCCGTATGGGCGAGTTCATGGGGCAAGCAGTGCAATAA
- a CDS encoding DUF2127 domain-containing protein: MSARKRKQHARTHQSTSAKPSVTKGLRAVALFEGAKGMLVILAGCGLLSFIHKDIHTTAVRLVEHLHFNPAKHYPRIFLDATERVTDSELWALAVAALMYSGVRFFEAAGLWFGKKWAEWFGVLTGGMYIPVELYEVARSPSWPKVILLAGNIGVVSYLLYALNRRDTRRAAALQPSD, translated from the coding sequence ATGAGCGCACGCAAGAGAAAACAGCATGCACGCACTCACCAAAGTACGAGTGCCAAACCGTCCGTCACAAAGGGGCTGCGGGCAGTCGCCCTTTTTGAGGGGGCCAAAGGCATGCTCGTCATTCTGGCAGGCTGCGGACTGCTTTCGTTTATCCACAAAGACATACACACCACGGCTGTCCGGCTTGTCGAACACCTGCATTTCAATCCGGCAAAGCACTATCCGCGAATTTTCCTGGATGCAACGGAACGTGTTACCGACAGTGAACTGTGGGCACTGGCTGTTGCAGCCCTGATGTACTCAGGTGTACGCTTCTTTGAAGCTGCAGGACTCTGGTTCGGGAAAAAATGGGCGGAGTGGTTTGGTGTTCTGACCGGCGGGATGTATATCCCTGTTGAACTCTATGAGGTCGCCCGTAGTCCAAGCTGGCCGAAAGTCATCCTGCTTGCCGGCAACATTGGCGTGGTGTCCTATTTGCTCTATGCGCTTAACAGGCGGGATACCAGACGGGCGGCAGCTTTACAGCCGTCAGACTGA
- a CDS encoding type II toxin-antitoxin system HicA family toxin yields MNKSHRTTLLAIFSLPVPATLEWRKIESLFVALGAQTIEGNGSRVRFELNGIIGTFHRPHPAKEAKPYQVKDARAFLENVGVKP; encoded by the coding sequence ATGAATAAATCTCACCGCACCACACTGCTTGCTATTTTTTCACTTCCTGTTCCAGCAACTTTGGAGTGGAGAAAAATTGAATCATTGTTCGTTGCACTCGGTGCACAAACAATTGAAGGCAACGGTTCAAGGGTCAGGTTTGAGCTAAACGGCATAATTGGTACTTTTCATCGCCCGCACCCAGCAAAAGAGGCCAAACCATACCAAGTTAAAGATGCAAGGGCGTTCCTGGAGAACGTAGGAGTAAAACCATGA
- a CDS encoding MFS transporter, with protein sequence MTPAHITKSPLAQPLVLFLFGRMGSSIAFQMLGVAVGWQMYALTSSAWYLGLVGLAQFLPMVLLTLVAGHAADRYDRRTIARTCQFVEALAAAVLVLGGSYHWLGKEALLAVMCVIGSARAFEYPTMHALVPRLVPREHLPRALALSASANQTATIVGPAIGGLLYAAGVTTVYSTISVLFLAACILISCIRPSDTLTTEATADRSLFAGISFIKQHPVVLGAISLDLFAVLLGGATALLPIYARDILITGPWGLGLLRSAPAAGALGMSLWLARRPLKRRVGRIMFGAVAVFGVATIVFALSRSFFLSMAALVVLGAADVISVVIRSSLVQIETPDEMRGRVSAVNSLFIGTSNQLGEFESGATAALFGTVPSVLIGGIGTLLVVGLWIRLFPQLAQVDTLGKR encoded by the coding sequence ATGACGCCTGCTCACATTACCAAAAGTCCGCTGGCTCAGCCACTGGTCCTGTTTCTGTTCGGCCGGATGGGTTCCTCCATCGCCTTTCAGATGCTGGGGGTGGCCGTGGGCTGGCAGATGTATGCCCTGACCAGCAGTGCCTGGTACCTGGGGCTGGTGGGGCTGGCCCAGTTTCTGCCAATGGTCCTGCTGACCCTGGTGGCAGGTCATGCGGCTGACCGCTATGATCGCCGCACCATCGCCCGTACCTGCCAGTTTGTCGAGGCCCTGGCAGCGGCGGTGCTGGTGCTTGGCGGCTCTTACCACTGGCTTGGCAAGGAGGCCCTGCTGGCGGTCATGTGTGTGATCGGCAGTGCGCGGGCCTTTGAGTACCCCACCATGCACGCCCTGGTTCCGCGTCTGGTTCCACGCGAACATCTGCCCCGCGCCCTGGCTCTGTCTGCCTCGGCCAACCAGACCGCCACCATTGTGGGCCCGGCCATTGGCGGGCTGTTGTACGCTGCTGGCGTGACCACGGTCTACAGCACCATCAGTGTGCTGTTTCTGGCTGCCTGCATCCTGATCTCCTGCATCCGGCCGTCAGACACCCTCACCACCGAGGCAACCGCTGACCGCTCGCTGTTTGCCGGTATCTCCTTTATCAAACAGCACCCGGTGGTGCTGGGTGCCATCTCCCTTGACCTGTTCGCGGTGCTGCTGGGCGGTGCCACTGCGCTTTTGCCAATCTATGCCCGCGACATCCTGATCACCGGCCCCTGGGGACTGGGGCTACTGCGCTCTGCACCGGCTGCCGGAGCGTTGGGCATGTCGCTCTGGCTGGCCCGCAGGCCGCTTAAACGCCGGGTGGGGCGAATCATGTTTGGGGCTGTTGCGGTTTTCGGGGTTGCCACCATCGTGTTCGCCCTGTCGAGGTCATTTTTTCTTTCAATGGCCGCGCTGGTGGTGTTGGGTGCAGCGGATGTGATCAGTGTGGTGATCCGGTCATCACTGGTACAGATTGAAACCCCGGATGAGATGCGAGGCCGGGTCAGCGCGGTCAATTCGCTTTTCATCGGCACCTCTAATCAACTTGGCGAGTTTGAATCCGGCGCCACGGCTGCTCTTTTCGGCACCGTGCCATCGGTGCTGATCGGCGGAATCGGTACCTTGCTGGTGGTAGGGCTCTGGATACGGCTGTTTCCGCAACTGGCGCAGGTTGATACGTTGGGAAAACGGTGA
- a CDS encoding DUF1634 domain-containing protein, which yields MTTHDPELQTPSPHEPIEITLARLLRIGSLIAAALIAAGIATMLLGREAVATRLITAGLLALLATPIMRVITAGLIFVRQKDWRFACFCLVVICALAAGILLGQAHA from the coding sequence ATGACGACCCATGACCCAGAGCTGCAGACTCCCTCACCCCACGAGCCGATTGAGATCACCCTGGCCCGTCTGCTGCGGATCGGTTCGCTGATTGCCGCGGCGCTGATTGCCGCCGGTATCGCCACCATGCTGCTGGGCAGGGAGGCCGTTGCCACCCGCCTGATTACCGCCGGTCTGCTGGCACTGCTGGCCACGCCGATCATGCGGGTGATTACCGCAGGGCTGATCTTTGTGCGGCAAAAGGATTGGCGCTTTGCCTGCTTCTGCCTGGTGGTGATCTGCGCCCTGGCCGCCGGTATCCTGCTGGGACAGGCCCATGCTTAA
- a CDS encoding type II toxin-antitoxin system VapC family toxin encodes MKPCLFVDTDVVLDLLALREPFYGAAARLFSEAEAGNLTLCVSSLTFANLFYLLRKQHSGPQAQQVLRTFKQLVSVVAVDDAIVEQALHAGFTDFEDALQYFCALSARCSGLITRNVRHYRKSSIRVVTAEGYFAAAG; translated from the coding sequence GTGAAGCCGTGTCTGTTTGTTGATACGGATGTTGTGCTTGATCTGCTTGCGCTGCGTGAACCGTTTTATGGCGCTGCTGCGCGGCTTTTTTCAGAGGCTGAGGCAGGCAACCTGACCTTATGTGTTTCTTCACTTACCTTTGCCAATCTGTTCTATCTGCTGAGAAAGCAGCACTCTGGCCCGCAGGCTCAACAGGTGCTGCGCACCTTCAAGCAGTTGGTCAGTGTGGTTGCGGTGGATGATGCTATTGTTGAGCAGGCCCTGCATGCCGGGTTTACCGACTTTGAAGATGCACTGCAGTATTTTTGCGCACTCAGCGCACGCTGCTCCGGGCTGATCACCCGTAACGTCCGGCATTACCGTAAGAGCAGCATCCGTGTGGTCACGGCAGAAGGGTATTTTGCAGCAGCGGGATAA
- a CDS encoding DNA-3-methyladenine glycosylase I, translating into MTTNSQPTRCAWTGADPLYCDYHDQEWGVPVHDDRLLFEFLILEGAQAGLSWITILRKRESYRAAFENFDPAVVARFDEQKQAELLANPGIVRNRLKVASAISNARAFLQVQEQFGSFDAYMWRFVDGRPIQNSWRSIKEVPASTAVSDSLSRDLKQRGFRFVGSTICYAHMQAVGMVNDHTTDCFRWQELQQQ; encoded by the coding sequence ATGACCACCAACAGCCAACCAACCCGCTGCGCCTGGACAGGCGCTGACCCGCTTTATTGCGACTACCACGACCAGGAATGGGGTGTGCCGGTGCACGATGACCGGCTGCTGTTCGAGTTCCTGATCCTGGAGGGGGCCCAGGCCGGGTTGTCCTGGATTACGATCCTGCGCAAGCGCGAGTCCTACCGTGCTGCCTTTGAGAACTTTGATCCGGCTGTGGTGGCCCGCTTTGATGAGCAGAAGCAGGCCGAGCTGCTGGCAAACCCCGGTATTGTCCGCAACCGTCTGAAGGTGGCATCAGCCATCAGCAATGCCCGCGCCTTTTTGCAGGTGCAGGAGCAGTTTGGTTCCTTTGATGCCTATATGTGGCGTTTTGTGGATGGCAGGCCGATTCAGAACAGCTGGCGCAGCATCAAGGAGGTGCCTGCCAGCACAGCGGTTTCCGATAGCCTGAGCCGTGACCTGAAACAGCGCGGTTTCCGCTTTGTGGGCAGTACGATCTGCTATGCCCATATGCAGGCAGTGGGGATGGTGAATGATCACACGACTGACTGTTTCAGGTGGCAGGAGCTGCAGCAACAGTAA
- a CDS encoding DJ-1/PfpI family protein, producing the protein MQRTTVGIVVFDEIEVLDFCGPFEVFSVVRLNEEQRREEPSPFEVKLVGETGHTITTSGGMRVTPDYRFADCPKLDILCVPGGWGTRRELSNPAMLEWLRSRAQQVELLTSVCTGAMLLGFAGLLEGRRATTHWRSLDWMRDSFPSTTVLYDQHVVEDGNLISSAGISAGIDMALQVVARYHGEAIARATARQMEYPYPETNQRRV; encoded by the coding sequence ATGCAACGCACAACCGTTGGGATCGTGGTGTTTGATGAGATCGAGGTTCTGGACTTCTGCGGGCCGTTTGAGGTCTTTTCCGTGGTGCGTCTTAACGAGGAACAGCGCCGCGAGGAACCCTCGCCCTTTGAGGTCAAGCTGGTGGGTGAAACCGGCCACACCATCACCACCAGCGGCGGCATGCGGGTAACCCCGGATTACCGCTTTGCCGACTGCCCCAAACTGGATATCCTCTGTGTGCCGGGTGGCTGGGGTACCCGCCGGGAGCTGTCCAACCCGGCCATGCTGGAGTGGCTGCGCAGCCGTGCCCAGCAGGTGGAGCTTTTAACCTCGGTCTGTACCGGTGCCATGCTGCTGGGTTTTGCCGGTCTGCTGGAAGGCCGCAGAGCCACCACCCACTGGCGTTCGCTGGACTGGATGCGCGACTCCTTTCCCTCTACCACGGTGCTGTACGACCAGCACGTGGTGGAGGACGGCAACCTGATCAGCTCGGCAGGCATCTCGGCCGGTATTGATATGGCCTTGCAGGTGGTAGCCCGCTATCATGGCGAGGCAATTGCCCGTGCCACGGCCCGCCAGATGGAGTATCCCTATCCGGAGACGAACCAGCGGCGGGTATAA
- a CDS encoding DUF4242 domain-containing protein translates to MNIPRRRFLKGSLSAGVALVAGSQLVRSLAFADKLVMTKQNGTFPRQMRYFMDTHDRARGTFPEKLSREDLEAFYRKYEKACYDEGVIPVTLHVGYGEGRAFCLTLAPDAAAVKRAHARAGLPFDEITEVKAAAAGDTFFRKHAA, encoded by the coding sequence ATGAACATCCCCAGAAGACGTTTTCTGAAAGGCTCCCTGTCTGCAGGCGTGGCGCTTGTGGCAGGCAGCCAGTTGGTACGCTCACTTGCCTTTGCTGACAAGCTGGTTATGACCAAACAAAATGGTACATTTCCACGGCAAATGCGTTATTTTATGGATACCCATGACCGGGCCCGCGGCACCTTTCCCGAGAAGCTGTCGCGGGAAGATCTTGAGGCGTTTTACCGGAAATACGAGAAGGCCTGTTATGATGAAGGGGTCATCCCGGTAACGCTGCATGTTGGATACGGTGAAGGCCGGGCCTTCTGTCTTACCCTGGCACCGGATGCCGCTGCGGTCAAACGGGCCCATGCACGGGCCGGTCTGCCGTTTGACGAGATCACCGAGGTCAAGGCCGCTGCAGCAGGGGATACGTTTTTCAGGAAGCATGCTGCCTAA
- a CDS encoding sulfite exporter TauE/SafE family protein, producing MLVQTLEIFLIAITAGVFGSMLGLGGGIIIVPVLTLLFGVPMRTAVAASTVSIIATSTGAAVAFLQDRLTNTRVAIWLEMGTATGALSGALIAGYLDQRFLYILFGLLLAYSGYNMFKSRKNELPEGVLPDRLSQKLQLQGSYTDRQLGKRIDYQVTGTLPGLIIMYFSGIAAGLLGIGAGIFKVPAMDQIMRIPFKASTATSNFMIGVTAASGAVVYFARGDVKPMITGPVVLGVLLGAVLGAKLMVRLKTSTIRKLFIPIIIYTAFEMIYRGLK from the coding sequence ATGCTTGTACAGACGCTTGAAATTTTTCTGATCGCGATTACCGCCGGGGTATTCGGTTCCATGCTGGGGCTGGGGGGCGGCATCATCATTGTGCCGGTCCTGACGCTGCTGTTCGGGGTGCCGATGCGGACAGCGGTTGCCGCCTCAACGGTCTCGATCATTGCCACCTCCACCGGCGCGGCAGTGGCCTTTCTGCAGGACCGCCTGACCAACACCAGGGTTGCGATCTGGCTGGAGATGGGGACCGCCACCGGTGCGCTGAGCGGCGCACTGATTGCCGGTTACCTTGACCAGCGTTTCCTGTACATCCTGTTCGGGCTGCTGCTGGCCTATTCCGGCTACAACATGTTCAAGAGCCGCAAGAACGAGCTGCCGGAAGGGGTGCTGCCGGACCGGCTCTCACAAAAGCTGCAGCTGCAAGGTTCCTATACCGACCGCCAGCTGGGCAAAAGGATCGACTACCAGGTGACCGGCACCCTGCCGGGGCTGATCATCATGTATTTTTCCGGCATCGCAGCAGGCCTGCTGGGGATCGGGGCCGGTATCTTCAAGGTTCCGGCCATGGACCAGATCATGCGGATACCGTTCAAGGCCTCCACCGCCACCTCAAACTTCATGATCGGCGTCACTGCCGCCTCCGGGGCCGTGGTCTACTTTGCCCGTGGCGATGTCAAGCCGATGATCACCGGACCGGTGGTGTTGGGGGTGCTGCTGGGGGCGGTGCTGGGGGCCAAGCTGATGGTCAGGCTCAAGACCTCCACCATCCGCAAGCTGTTTATTCCGATCATCATCTACACCGCCTTTGAAATGATCTACCGGGGGCTGAAATGA
- a CDS encoding type II toxin-antitoxin system HicB family antitoxin: MSTMTFKGYAAKIEYSDEDACFIGHIAGIKDVIGFHAETVKELRAAFEEAVDDYLATCERLGRTPQKPYSGKLMLRVPPEVHARAAMMAQAHGVSINQWASDVLARAS; this comes from the coding sequence ATGAGTACAATGACATTCAAGGGGTATGCTGCAAAAATTGAATATAGCGACGAAGATGCATGTTTTATCGGGCATATTGCCGGCATCAAAGATGTTATCGGCTTCCATGCGGAAACCGTGAAAGAACTGAGAGCAGCGTTTGAAGAGGCGGTTGACGACTATCTTGCCACCTGTGAAAGACTTGGAAGAACACCACAAAAACCGTACTCCGGCAAGCTTATGCTGCGTGTACCACCCGAAGTCCACGCTCGGGCAGCCATGATGGCGCAGGCTCATGGCGTAAGCATAAACCAGTGGGCGTCTGACGTTCTGGCACGTGCTTCATAA
- a CDS encoding DUF4242 domain-containing protein produces the protein MKPMRFFMDTHDKTRNTFPQKLTPQDFEGFFAKYEAACYAEGVIPVRLHVGYGEGRAFCLNMAPDAEAVKRAHDKVGLPFDSITEVNMATPGDTFFRR, from the coding sequence ATGAAACCGATGCGCTTTTTTATGGACACCCACGACAAGACCCGCAACACCTTCCCGCAGAAACTCACCCCCCAGGATTTTGAAGGCTTTTTTGCCAAGTATGAAGCGGCCTGTTATGCAGAGGGGGTTATACCGGTCCGTCTGCATGTCGGGTACGGTGAAGGCCGGGCCTTCTGCCTTAACATGGCCCCGGATGCCGAAGCGGTCAAGCGCGCCCACGACAAAGTCGGTCTGCCCTTTGATTCCATTACGGAAGTCAACATGGCAACACCGGGCGATACCTTTTTCAGGCGCTAG
- a CDS encoding Crp/Fnr family transcriptional regulator, which produces MHNNLPVFQNISSKGRCLLDQGLIHKAFPPATELLYRGAQISGAYIVTKGRLRVFSISPSGAEATLYCIDPGETCVLALNCLFNDLLYPAWVATETETSVAILPGPTFRQLFESEPSIQNLTVHALSSLVFRLMGELEQVHFCTLEQRLANLLLLRASADGILRMTQQELAYHLGTTREVIARLMGDLVLKGLVKTRRKEITIVNAKELAALITELTADC; this is translated from the coding sequence ATGCACAACAACCTACCGGTTTTTCAGAACATTTCATCCAAAGGCAGGTGTCTGCTTGATCAGGGGCTTATCCATAAGGCGTTTCCACCAGCAACAGAATTGCTCTACCGGGGGGCGCAGATCTCGGGCGCCTATATTGTCACCAAGGGGAGACTGAGGGTCTTTTCAATCTCTCCTTCCGGCGCAGAAGCCACGCTGTACTGCATCGACCCCGGCGAGACCTGCGTCCTTGCCCTCAACTGCCTCTTCAATGACCTGCTCTACCCGGCCTGGGTTGCCACCGAAACCGAAACCTCGGTTGCCATCCTGCCCGGCCCCACCTTCCGCCAACTGTTTGAATCCGAACCCTCGATACAGAACCTGACCGTGCATGCCCTGTCATCCCTGGTCTTCAGGCTGATGGGCGAGCTGGAACAGGTCCATTTCTGCACCCTTGAACAGCGTCTGGCCAACCTGCTGCTGCTGCGCGCTTCAGCGGATGGCATACTGCGCATGACGCAGCAGGAACTGGCCTACCACCTTGGCACCACCCGGGAGGTCATTGCCCGCCTGATGGGGGATCTGGTGCTGAAAGGGCTGGTGAAGACCCGTCGCAAAGAGATCACCATTGTCAATGCCAAGGAGCTTGCTGCGCTGATAACCGAGCTCACAGCCGACTGTTAA
- a CDS encoding phosphoribosylaminoimidazolecarboxamide formyltransferase, whose product MTVSLKYGCNPHQVPASLEVPEQAGFKVLNGTPSYINILDALGAWQLARELKAATGKPGAASFKHTSPAGAAVSGPLSAEYCASQFLTVGELSPVANAYIRARGGDRMCSFGDVAAVSDVVDVSLAKVLKSEVSDLIIAPGFEPEALEILKAKKGGGYLIFQIDPDYEAEGIEYRELFGFGLRQQRNTAKITEALFQHAVTTSKELSPAVLETLIVATIALKYTQSNSVCLALEGQVIGMGAGQQSRVHCTRLACDKAEKWLLQQHPKVLGLAFKDGLKKPEKANIVDQYLLWDQLSEPERAQMLSGLTRAPEPVSSQERLEWVQRFQGICLSSDAYIPFRDNIDRANRSNVQFVAHAGSSLRDEEVTVAAQQYGMTMYHTGLRLFLH is encoded by the coding sequence ATGACTGTTTCCCTCAAGTACGGTTGTAACCCCCATCAAGTACCTGCCAGCCTGGAAGTTCCGGAACAGGCCGGTTTCAAGGTCCTGAATGGTACCCCCAGCTACATCAATATCCTGGATGCCCTGGGCGCCTGGCAGCTTGCCCGCGAGCTGAAGGCCGCCACCGGCAAGCCGGGTGCAGCCTCGTTCAAGCATACCAGCCCGGCAGGGGCGGCCGTGTCCGGTCCGCTGTCCGCGGAGTACTGCGCCTCGCAGTTTCTGACCGTGGGTGAGCTGTCACCGGTTGCCAACGCCTATATCCGTGCCAGGGGCGGCGACCGGATGTGCTCCTTTGGCGATGTGGCTGCTGTCAGCGATGTAGTGGATGTCTCCCTGGCCAAGGTGCTCAAGTCGGAGGTCTCAGACCTGATCATTGCACCCGGCTTTGAGCCTGAGGCGCTGGAGATCCTGAAGGCCAAAAAGGGTGGCGGCTACCTGATCTTCCAGATCGATCCCGACTATGAGGCTGAGGGGATCGAGTACCGTGAGCTGTTCGGCTTTGGTCTGCGCCAGCAGCGCAACACCGCCAAGATCACCGAGGCGCTGTTCCAGCATGCGGTCACCACCAGTAAGGAACTGAGCCCTGCGGTATTGGAGACCCTGATCGTGGCCACCATTGCCCTCAAATACACCCAGTCCAACTCGGTCTGCCTGGCCTTGGAAGGCCAGGTGATCGGCATGGGGGCTGGCCAGCAGTCCCGCGTGCACTGCACCCGCCTGGCCTGCGACAAGGCGGAAAAATGGCTGCTGCAGCAGCATCCCAAGGTGCTGGGGCTGGCATTCAAGGATGGGCTCAAGAAGCCAGAAAAGGCCAACATCGTTGACCAGTACCTGCTCTGGGATCAGCTTTCCGAGCCGGAGCGGGCCCAGATGCTGTCCGGCCTGACCCGGGCGCCTGAGCCGGTCAGCAGCCAGGAGCGGCTGGAGTGGGTGCAGCGCTTCCAGGGCATCTGCCTCTCATCCGATGCCTATATCCCGTTCCGTGACAACATTGACCGGGCCAACCGCAGCAATGTCCAGTTTGTGGCCCATGCCGGCAGCTCACTGCGGGATGAAGAGGTGACCGTGGCAGCCCAGCAGTACGGCATGACCATGTATCACACCGGGCTGCGGCTGTTCCTGCACTAA